Proteins from a single region of Nomia melanderi isolate GNS246 chromosome 9, iyNomMela1, whole genome shotgun sequence:
- the LOC143174871 gene encoding uncharacterized protein LOC143174871 yields the protein MFLITCCLCFIVILSQHKILSTIDVNINELEYLASRLNPFECRRLIAALHYTAYELPNNLAEAERNVDDDIPCIRHLIHWNSSPAEGKGKTHESLAHRLRQINRNELADWLGKSAFTQLGKDLSRAVENSFTELAKEEREFAVPVTLVPKPYDESDPWIQIDIILLAVLLGLLGTLLTLICATIFHKIRDYFHNRYKKLNEKDTDSENENTSEKEKKIIYSTESSDENTEYAYIDSETEMDFR from the exons atgtttttaataacgtGTTGTCTATGCTTTATTGTAATTCTATCACAGCACAAAATTCTCAGTACAATCGATGTTAACATCAATGAATTGGAGTACTTGGCTTCACGTCTCAACCCTTTCGAGTGTCGACGATTAATTGCTGCTCTCCATTATACTGCCTATGAATTACCAAATAATCTAGCAGAAGCTG AGCGCAATGTAGACGACGACATACCTTGTATTCGACACCTGATCCATTGGAACAGCTCTCCTGCTGAAGGCAAGGGGAAAACGCACGAATCTTTAGCACACAGGTTGCGTCAAATAAATCGTAATGAGTTAGCTGATTGGTTGGGTAAATCTGCATTCACACAATTAGGGAAAGATCTCAGTAGAGCTGTTGAGAATTCGTTCACTGAACTCGCTAAAGAGGAAAGAGAATTTGC TGTTCCAGTAACTCTTGTACCCAAACCGTATGATGAAAGTGATCCATGGATACAAATTGACATCATTCTCCTGGCAGTTTTACTTGGATTATTAGGAACTTTACTAACACTGATATGTGCcacaatatttcataaaatacggGATTATTTTCATAATAGATACAA gaaattaAACGAGAAAGACACAGATAGCGAAAACGAGAATACTtcggaaaaggaaaagaagataaTATACAGTACTGAAAGTAGCGATGAAAATACCGAATATGCCTATATCGACAGTGAAACAGAGATGGATTTCCGTTGA
- the LOC116431280 gene encoding uncharacterized protein LOC116431280, translating to MSTWTSALPAMQLYHFANTTPKTLGFIRDKSQKYNWNGNKEDKDTLTDNVEWNDEVECSCSDVNVTCTGKCPFCNQIYDVFDTSNKYMNSIGVQKGKDKPKKKRFSFLQKSFQDKKKRKDLENRDRKKIVEKAVSKKRQKYPTAFIGDQQCECCKCSTDTKSADKMIRERKENEKKILYKLKAKKRKEKKRRKDEIRKAEKYANICFRDTCK from the exons ATGTCTACTTGGACTTCCGCTTTACCAGCCATGCAACTATATCACTTTGCCAACACAACGCCAAAAACTTTGGGTTTTATTCGCGATAAATCTCAAAA ATATAATTGGAATGGAAATAAAGAAGATAAGGATACTTTAACCGATAATGTGGAATGGAACGATGAAGTTGAATGTTCCTGTTCGGATGTGAACGTTACGTGCACAGGAAAATGTCCATTTTGTAATCAAATTTATGATGTTTTTGATACTTCTAATAAATACATGAATTCCATCGGCGTACAAAAGGGAAAGGATAAACCGAAGAAAAAACGATTCAGTTTTCTGCAGAAAAGTTTTCAAgacaaaaagaaacgaaaggatTTGGAAAATCGGGATAGGAA GAAAATTGTGGAGAAAGCTGTTTCTAAGAAACGACAAAAATATCCAACTGCTTTCATAGGAGATCAACAGTGCGAATGTTGTAAATGCAGTACAGATACTAAAAGTGCAG ACAAAATGATTCGTGAGAGAAAAGAGAACGAGAAGAAAATACTGTATAAACTGAAAGCGAAAAAAcgtaaagagaagaaaagaaggaaagacgAAATACGTAAAGCAGAGAAATATGCGAATATATGTTTTAGAGatacttgtaaataa